The stretch of DNA TCGCCATCCTCACCACCATCGCGGCAACGGCCCTCGGCACACTCTGCGCCATCGGCCTTTGGCGCCTGAATGCGCGGATAACACAGTATCTGCGCGTTCTGCTCTTCGCCCCCCTGATCATCCCACCGATCGTCCACGCCCTCGCCTTCTACCGCACCTGGATCGACCTCAACTGGCTCGACACCATCACGGGCGTCGTCATTGCCCATACGATCCTCTGCATTCCGCTCGTGCTGATCACGGTCTCCACATCCCTTAGCGGCTTTGATCGGCGGATAGAGCAGGCGGCGCGAAGCCTCGGGGCCTCGAACTGGACGGTTCTGCGCCGGGTTATCGCCCCAAACATCATGCCAGGCATCTTTGCGGGGGCCGCCTTCTCCTTCGTCACGTCCTGGGATGAGGTGATCAGCGTCATTTTCCTCACCAGCCGGGCAGTGGTGACGCTGCCAATCGTGATCTGGAACAGCTTGTCGGAGCGGGTCGACCCGGCCGTGGCGGCTGTCTCGGCGGCAATGATATTGGTGACCATGGCTGTGGTCGCCCTTCGCCTGGCCGCCAGCAGCAGGAAGATCTGAGGAAGCGTCGTGACGAAGGAAAACGCGGACTACCTGGTCATTGATCGCCTGCACAAACATTACGGGCAGGTTAGAGCGATCGATGACATGTCGCTGAGCATACCGCGCGGTGAATTCCTCACGCTGCTCGGCCCATCGGGATCGGGCAAGACGACCCTGCTCATGGCCATCGCCGGCTTTGTCAAGCCGACCTCGG from Rhodoligotrophos sp. CJ14 encodes:
- a CDS encoding ABC transporter permease, whose amino-acid sequence is MDAAAGPPRASRLVIITFGWLGVVFLLAPLIVVFPVSLTPERYLSMPADGISFQHYAKLLSDPRWSQSILTSLWIAILTTIAATALGTLCAIGLWRLNARITQYLRVLLFAPLIIPPIVHALAFYRTWIDLNWLDTITGVVIAHTILCIPLVLITVSTSLSGFDRRIEQAARSLGASNWTVLRRVIAPNIMPGIFAGAAFSFVTSWDEVISVIFLTSRAVVTLPIVIWNSLSERVDPAVAAVSAAMILVTMAVVALRLAASSRKI